One window of Acipenser ruthenus chromosome 17, fAciRut3.2 maternal haplotype, whole genome shotgun sequence genomic DNA carries:
- the LOC131697974 gene encoding uncharacterized protein LOC131697974, which produces MHLLSRIRTFLHPSPRCHTAMSSPYPLLRRESSKSESEEDVVDPDDNFRGGAEERNPYYPNQKDLNNLIRDLGLTKSNAELLTSRLKQWNLLDESVQVADQRKHHQPFSSFFTRQDGLCFCHNVTSLFEAIGIACSQNEWHLFIDSSSRSLKAMLLHNGNKYPSLPLAHSVHLKEDYNSIKTLLDALKYDEYGWEVIGDFKMVAFLMGLQGGFTKFPRYLCLWDSRDTKAHYHRRDWPQRTEFSVGRNNVKWEPLVDPRKVLMPPLHIKLGLMKQFVRALDKESAAFKYLQDFFPKLSEAKVKAGVFVGPQIKKILECNEFPKKLTSKEKAAWNSFVAVVRGFLGNHKAENYVELVETLVKNYGTMGCRMSLKVHILNAHLDKFKENMGAYSEEQGEHFHQDILDFERRYQGQYNENMMGDYIWGLIRESDLQYNRKSRKTTHF; this is translated from the coding sequence atgcacctgctatcacgtatccggaccttccttcatccatcgccccggtgccacactgccatgagctccccgtacccactcctccggagagagagcagcaagtcagagagcgaggaagatgttgtagatccagatgacaatttcagaggtggagctgaggagagaaacccatactaccccaaccaaaaagacctcaacaacttgattagagatcttggtctcaccaagtccaatgctgagcttttgacgtctaggctcaagcagtggaacttgttggatgaaagtgtgcaagtcgcagatcagaggaagcatcaccaacctttttccagcttcttcacccgtcaagatgggctctgcttctgccacaatgtgaccagtctgttcgaggcaatcggaatcgcctgtagccagaatgagtggcacctcttcattgacagctcatccaggagcctcaaagccatgctgctccataatggtaacaagtacccgtctcttcccctggctcactcggtgcacctcaaagaggattacaacagcatcaagaccttgctggatgccttgaagtatgatgagtatggctgggaggtcataggagacttcaaaatggtggcattcctgatgggtctccaaggcggttttaccaagtttccccgctatctttgcctttgggacagcagggacaccaaggcgcactaccacaggcgggactggccacagcggaccgagttctctgtggggaggaacaacgtcaagtgggagccactggtggacccccggaaggtgctgatgccaccactgcacatcaaattgggccttatgaaacaatttgtcagagctctagataaggagtcggcagccttcaagtaccttcaagacttcttccctaagctgtctgaggcaaaggtcaaagccggtgtcttcgtcggaccacagataaagaagatcctggagtgcaatgaattccccaagaagctcactagtaaggagaaagcggcttggaacagctttgtcgcagtggttcggggcttcctgggcaatcacaaggccgaaaactatgtggagctggttgagactctggtgaagaactacggcacaatgggctgtaggatgtccctcaaagtccatatccttaatgctcatcttgataaattcaaggagaacatgggagcgtactcggaggagcaaggcgagcacttccaccaggatatactggactttgaacgccgctaccaaggacagtataacgagaacatgatgggagactatatttgggggctgattcgtgaaagtgatttacagtataatcgtaaatctcgaaaaactactcacttctaa